The genomic DNA TCTTCGGTCCCGAGGCCGCGGGCTCCAGCGTGGACAAGACGGTGGTGGAGGTGGATTCCGCCTACCAGGGCGAGGAGGGCGTGGCCCGGGTGCGCGAGGCGCTGGCCGCGGGCCGGCCCTATGCCCTGGTCTTCCTCGACTACCGGATGCCCCCGGGCTGGAACGGCGCCGAGACGCTGCGGCACCTGCGGCGGGTGGCCCCCACGCTGCCGGTGGTGCTCTGCTCGGCCTACTCGGACTACTCCTGGGCGGAGCTGCAGGCGGAGTTCGGCGAGTCCCGGCTCCTGCGCCAGCTGCGCAAGCCCTTCAACCGGCAGCAGGTGCGCGAGCTGGCCCTGGGTGACTAGCAGCAGCGTCTCCACCGGCCAGCCCGGCCGGCCGCATCAGGCCTGCGGCGCCGTCCAGACCAGGTTCCACAGGTGGCCGTCGAGGTCCTCGAAGCCCTGGTCATACATGAAGCCGTGGTCCTCGGGCGGATGCGGAGTACGGCCGCCGGCGGCGACGGCCTTGGCGATCAGACTGTCCACTTCTTCCCGGCTCTCGCAGCTCAGGCAGATGACGACCTCGTTGGCCTCCTTCGCCTGCACGACGGGCTTGTCGATGAGGGTCTTGAAGAACGCTTCGGTCGTCAGCATGGCATGAATGCTGTCATCCGCGATGACCATGAACGCCGCGTTCTCGTTGCTGACTTGTGGATTGAAGCTGAAGCCGAGGGCGGAAAAGAAGGCCTTGGATTTGTCCAGGTCCTTGACCGGCAGGTTGAAGATGATCTGCTTGTTCATGACGTCCCCATGTCGAAAGGTGAGTTGAATAACGGATCCTGCATCCGGACGACGAATGGTGACGCATGGAATCGACAAGTGCGCGAAGGAAATTTTCGCTGCGATGGCGCTCACCAGACCGCTTCGCTGTTGCGCCACGCCGGCAGTTCTCGCATCGACTCAAGGCGGCGGGCAACTTCTAGTGGAAGCGGCGGGAATCGAACCCGTGAACAAGGCGATGGAAAACCCTAAGCAGGACGCGCTGTTACCCGCTATCGCCTTGATTCTCCTGGGGTTCGTCATCCCGCCCCGTCCCACCCCGTTGGGCGCATCGCTCGGGTGGCCCCTCTGCACCCTCTCTCCCCCTCAACAGGCCCCCCATCCCTCTTATGCGCATGCGCACGATCTCCTTGCTCTTTAGTACTACAGTTGGACGTGGATATTGGGCGCTCTGCGGCGGTAGTGGCAGAGTTTGGCGACGGCCTGATGATGGCGCCGCCAGCGGCTCCATCGCAGGATGAAGTCCAGCGCGGGCCGCACCACCCAACGCGCGAGTTTCCACATCAGACGTCTCACTTCCTGAACACTGAAGCGGATAAGGACAGGCCTCGCCGCCGTCGAAACGCTCCCATGCGACTGCTTCGATGCGGCGGGCCCAGGCGTTTTGGGACTGGGTGCTCCTTCTCGGACGCGTTGGCCATGACTCGCGCGGCCGCCAGGAATGCATGTGCTACCAGGCACAACGTCATGTGGCGGTACCACCCTCGCCATTTCCTCACCTCATAGTCGTCCAGTCCCACCTCCCCCTTGGCCGACTCGAAACATTCCTCCACCGGCCAGCGCTTGCCGGCCGCTTCCACCATGGCGGCCAGCGACGTCGTGGCCGGTGCATGCACCAGATAAAAGCTCACCTCGCTCTCCTCCGACACGCTTCGACGGAAGAGAAACCACCGCGCCTGGGTCCCCTCATGCGAATTGACTCGGACTCGCGCCCAGTCATACCTGCGCGGTCCCTTGGCTCCCGCCCCCGCCGACAGCCTCGTCCATTCTCGCCTCTTCACCTCTTTCAAGACTTCTCCCGCCGTCACCTGCTCCACCCCGCGCCAGGCGTAGGTATTGGAGGCCACCGCCAGGACATACCGTTGCGACTGGCTCTCCAAAAACCGTCGCAACTCTCCATCCCGGCCATACACCTCATCTCCCACCACCCACTCGGGACGGAGTCCCGCGTCGAAGGCCCGCTGGAGCATGGCTCGCGCCAGCTCGGGTTTCGTCTGGAATCGCACCCGCCGTGGAATTCCCGCCTGACGACATCGGTCCGGGTCCTCCAGCCAGTGCTCGGGCAGGTACAGTTCGCGGTCCACCAGGCAGTGGCCCTTCTCGGTGACGTAGGCCAGGAAGACGCCTATCTGGCAATTCTCAATGCGGCCCGCCGTGCCACTGTACTGCCGGGCCACTCCCGCGGACTTGTCCCCCTTCTTCAAGAAGCCTGTCTCATCCATGGACAAGACTCCCCCCTCGCCCAGTCGCTCGCGGGCATACGTCAACACGTCATCCCGCAGCGCGTCCTCGTCCCAGTGCGCCCCGTTGAGCAGATGTTGAAAGGCGTAGGGCGTCGCCCTGCCCACCTCCTCGCTCAAGCCCCAGGAGTTCTTGCGCTCGACTCGGGCCAGCAACCCTTGCAACAGAGCCTCCGCCGAGGCTCGTGTCTCCGGACGTGCGAAGTGGGGCTCCACCCACTCCCGCACGCGGCGCCACTCCTGCTCCCATTTCTGGACGAGCACCGCTTCGTTGTTGTCCGAGACGATGGCGCTGCTGGACATGACCGCCCCCAGGTAAAGGTGACTTCTCCCATGGGTTGTAACCACGCCACCTCCGGCGTCACCTTCTCCTGCGTTTCGCTTTCTCTCCTGGCTCCCCACCAGACAAGTGGGGCCCGCTATCCCACCTCCGCAGTTGCGCGGACCCAGGGCTGCGCTATCTCAGTGGATAAGGTACGTGCGCGGGGCCCACGGAAGACGGCTCAAGGGAGGTGGTCGCAGCGACCGGGTCAACGGCACTCCTCTGTCGGCCTGGAAAGTACAACTGTAGTATTAGGCGGCAATCCCAACGGCTCCCGCGCACAACTTCTCGCTGAGCGCCCAGAGTTCGGCTGCGAGCTTCGTGTCGAGCGCTTGCTTGTTGGGGTTCACTGGCTTGCGCTTCGACACGTATTCGCCCCTGAACGACGCAGCTTCCGGCGAAGTCGCAAGCCAGATGAGCGAGTCGGCGCCTTGCTCGGGCGTGCTCGAGAACGGCTTCGCCAGGGTATAGACGAGGTTCAGCAGAAGACCCTGGTCGGACCCGAAGCCGCCGAACTGAGTCCGCACCGTGCCTGGCTCGAAGCAGTTGGCGATCGCTGTCGTCCCCTCCAGTTTCCGCTGGAGCTCCTTCGTGAAGAGCACGTTGGCGAGCTTCGACGTCGCGTACGCGCTCGGTCCCGAGCCTTCGAGAGACGTCGGCGTCTTCGCGAGGTCGAGCTTCCCACGTGCCTGCATGCCGCTCGAGGTCGAGATGACCCGTGCGCCCGGAGTCTTCCGCAGCAGGTCGAGCAGCGAGGTCGTGAGCTGGAAGTACGCGAGGTGGTTGAGCGCGAATGTGAGCTCGTAGCCGTCCGGACCCATCGTTGGTTTCTTGAAGGTCGCGCCAGCGTTGTTGACGAGGACGTCGAGCCGGTCGTGCTTCGCCTTGAACTCCTCGGCGGCGCGCCTCACGCTCGCAACTCGTGACAGGTCGCAGAGGAGGAGGTCGATGTCCTGGTTCCCGCTGGCCGCCTTCAACTCGGCGAGCACCTGCGCGGTCTTCTCCCTGTTGCGGCCGACGATCGTCAGCGTCGCTCCACGCTTCGCGAACTCGATGGCGGCGGCCTTGCCGATACCGTCTGTCGCTCCGGTAATTAGGATCACTTTGCCTACGAGGTCTTGAGTCATGACTTGCTCCATTAGCCGCGCTGAACAACGCGAAGCTCCCTTGGGGACGATGAGAGACGGCGGCGTTCGTAGGCTCTGGCGAACGCCGCGATGACGAGCGACGCGACCAGGAGCCCTGTCATGATCGGCCACGCGGCTGGTTGCATCTTTCCCGACGCGTCGAACATCTCGGCACCGAGGTAACTCACGAGGAGCAGCGGCGGCACGTAGCCAACGAGCGAGCCCCAGAAGTGAGTCCAGAAGCCCACCTTCGACACGCCGAAGAAGGAGTGCAGCACTTGCGGCATCCAGAGGATCAGCCGCAGGACCACTACGGTCTGGAAGGCGCTCCGCTCAAGCGCCTCGTCGTATTTGCGCAGCCGCGTAGGGATGCGCGCCGAGATCCAGTCCCTCGCGACGAAGCGCGCGAACGAGAAGCCGACGACGCTCGCCGACATCGTCCCGACCATCGAGAGCGCGAACGCGGTCTGCCACGGCCAGATGAGCGGCGCGGCGACGATGAAGATGCTACCGGGAACACCGAACGGCTGCAGCACTGTGTACGTGATGATGAATGCGAGGTAGCCCCACGCGCCCATCTCGACGAGCACCTGCGCCAGGGCCCTCGGCTCACCAAGGCGCGCGAAGACGCCGAAATACCAGGCGGCGGCGAGCATGATGAGCACCAGCCCGACGACACCGAGCTTCACGTTCCGTAGTGAGCGAGTCATTGTGCTCACGCGCCCACCCGGTTGATGTCGGCTGACTCGAGGATGAACCGGTCTGCGTGCCCCTGAACGACACGCAGCATCGCTCGGCCGAGAATCTCAGAAGTGGTGAAGAGGAACGGCATGAAGCGAACAAGCAACGGCGTGAGCAGGAAGAGCGGCTTCAGCAGCACGACGCCTAGCTGGTAGGCGCGTGTCTTGCTTCGGATGCCTGGGCCGGGGCGGATGAAGCCGGGGCGAACAGCGCCCGAATGCGTGAACGGCATCGACTTCAGGGTGTCTTCGACGCGACGCCTGACGCGAGCCCACATGCCCGGACCACCGGCACCGCCCGCGGAGCAGTAGCAGAACGACATCTTCGGATTGAGGCGCAGCAGCGTGCGAGCCCACGTCAACGTGAGCTCCTCGGTGACACGCGCGTAGGCGTTCTCATCGAGCCCGCTGGAGCTGATGCCGATGGCCCAGATGCACGCGTCGTAACCGACGAGCTGGTCTTCGACGGAAGCCACGTCGAAGATGTCGAGCATCACCAACTCGCGGAGCTTCGGGTGCGTTACGCCGGTCGGCGCGCGAACGACGCTGAGTACTGCTTCGACGTCAGGCGCGGCGAGCGCTTCGCGGAGCGCACCTGCGCCGACCATACCGCTCGCGCCGAGGAACACGATCTTCATCGCGTCGCTCCCTCGAAGTCGATGGTCATGCCCGAGATGCGCTCGAGTTCGGCGAAGAGCGCTCGGCCCGCGGCCGGGTCCTCGGCAAACGGTGCTGGCTTCACCTCCGCGGGGTCACCTCGCAGTTCCATGAAGCCCGTGGGCCCGAAGTAGCCGCCCGGCATCGGTGCCTCGAGCGTCGCTGCCATCAACGTCGGTTCAGCGCCTCGCGCAGCAGACTGAATCAGCGGGTAGATCGCGAAGATCGCGAGCTTCATCAGGAGGGACGTCACGCCGGCGAGGTTGGTGTTCGCGGCGCCTGGATGGCAGCAGAGCGACAGTAGCCGCTGACCGGCTCGTCGCTGCAGTTCCTTCGCGAAGAGAATGTTGGCGAGTTTGGTTTTCGCGTATGCACGAATGGGCCGGTAGTCCTTGACCGAGTCGAGGTCCGTCAGCGGGACCGGGCTTGCCTTGTGTGTTCCCGACGCCACCGTGACCACGCGCGGAGCCGTCGAGCGGAGCAGCGCCGGTAGAAGTAGAGTTGTGAGCCGATACGGTCCGAGAACGTTGGTGGCGAACTGCAGCTCATGGCCGTCGATGCTCACTTCACGCTTCGGCAAAGCCATGACGCCAGCGTTGTGAACGAGCACGTCGATCGGCTTGGCAAGAGCGAGTTGCGCGTCGGCGAACGCGCGAATCGACGCAGGGTCAGACAGGTCGAGCCGCGCAGTGCTCGCGTCGGCGTTGGGCACGAGCGCGCGCAGCCGCTCGACTGACTCCTTCGCCTTGCCATCATTGCGCGCAGCGATGACGACCTCGGCGCCCGCCCGAGCGAGCACCACGGCAGCTTCCCAGCCGATGCCGCTGTTGCCGCCGGTAATGATGGTCCGCCGACCTTTCTGCGAGGGAATCTGTGTGGGGTTCCACTTCGTGGTCATCAGCGCACCGCCTTCTTCCGTGTCTGTGGAGCGAAGCGCGCGGCGAGCACCGTTGTGCGCTGCTCGAGCACCTCGATCGATGGTTCATCTGCAAGCAGTCCGTCGAGCGCGAGGAGGAAGACCTCGGCGCTCGACTGGTCGCCGAGGATGGTGGCGACGCAATCGAGCGCGACCTTGCGATGCAGCGCTTCGCTCTCGGGATCGATTCGCTCGCACACCGCAAGGAACTCGCTCCCCATCGGCGCCCCGACCATCTCGGCCCACGGCTCGAGTGCCATCAGACGACAGACGCTGAGCAGGCGATCGTAGGGGCTGCCCGGGCCGTTCGCCGCCTCCATCGCGGCGGGGTGACGAGAGACCAACCAGTCCACGAAGACAGCTCGGTAGACGTCTTCTTTGTCCTTGAAGAGCCGATAGAGCAGCGTGCGCGAGAGGCCGGCGCGCCTGGCGATGTCCTCGAAAGCGGTCTTTGCGAAGCCGAAGTTGAGAAAGCACCACCGCGCGGCGGCTAGGACCTTTGCGCGGCGGGCAGCGGCCTCGTCATCTGTCATCGTCGCTGGCATGAAAACATTGTGACAACCAGTGCTCTGCTTGTCAAGATGCTCTCGTTTGGTCCACAAACAGGGACCGAGGCGAGGACCGCAGGATGACGAACTCGCAGATGTCCCCGCCGCCAGCGCCTGGCGGCTTTGCCCTCCCTCGAGGCGAGGCGCGCGGTCCAGATGCTCGGTGCCCAGGTCAACTCGCTGCGCCAAAACGTCGACGCCTACGCCCCTCAACAAGGGCACATGCGGAAACGAGGGCAAAGAAAAAGCCCAGCAACCCCTTGGGATTGCTGAGCTTCTGAGTGTGGAGGCGGCGGGAATCGAAGCCGCCGTTCGGAGTCTCCGGCAAGAGCGCTCCTATTCGGTTGCGCGCGGTTGCCGTAGGGAGTGCTGATGCACGGGTTGGCGTGGGTGCACTGCGAGAGTCGCAGGCTTCAGTCAGCTCCGGAGCGCATCCGCCACCAGTCGGATGACTTCGGTGGCATCGTCTACTGCCGCAAGCGCCTCGTAGAGCGCCTCGTGGAGCTGTCCAGGCGCCTCGGAGAGGGCGAACCCGAGAGCGGAAGCTGCGCGAGCCTTCGAGAAGAGCCGGAGCACCTCTGGCTTCTTCGTTTCATCGCCTTCCTCATCCAGGCGGAGGTACTCGTCATCGAGCCAGGCAGCGAGGCTCTGGATCTTCCGGAGCAGTTCGTGCTCCACCTCCCCACCATGGCGGAGGTGCTCAAGTGCGGCGACAACCTCTTCACCTTCAAGACCAACCCGAGAGGCTACAAGCGTGCAGGCAACCAGCGCGGCCTTGCGTCGGCGCGTGGGTGTCGCGTGCCTGAAGCTCTCGGCCAGGTCGGGAGAGATCGAATCCAAGCGGAACATGCTCACGGTACCTTCAACGGCGTCACGGGGACCGCTCCGGCTTCCTCGATGGCAACCGCGCAGGAGGGACAGATCGGTCGAGTCGCGCCGACCTCAAGGAGGCGCAATCCGTTCTGCTGAGTAAAGTTCACGATGTCGGCCTCCGCGTGACCAAGGCCCATACTCCGAACAGCCTCACCAGGACTCGTTAGGTACCGAGCCCAAGAGAGCCAGCGGCCCGAGACCCGAGGCTCGTCAACCTCCAGCGAGCGGCGACGCTGCCCTGGGCGGAGCGGTGCTATCAGGCCCTCGAGGTGGGTGGGTCGTGCAGCTCACGGATGCATCGCTCGATTACGACAACCCCGCGCACCTGGACGCGCTCAAACGGGCCGACGAGCGCTTCCCGGAGATCGGCGGGCGCGCAGCCCCTTGAGGCTTGAAACGGCTCGCGCTGGCCGTGCTCCACCTCGGCTGCCGCGCTGCTGCCAACCACGCTGGCATGGTAGGGTGTGCCATGCGCACCATCGTGCTTGGCCTCCTCTTTGTCATGTGTGCGCAGACCGCGCGCGCTGCAACGAAGACCGAAGTGATGGTCCCGATGCCCGATGGCACGAGACTGATGACGGATGTCTGGCGTCCGAATCCGGCGCAATTTCCAGGGCCGCGCCCGGTCATCCTGCGTCGCACGCCCTACGGCCGCGGGTTTCCGTTCCCCCAGTCCCTCCTGGTGTGGAACCTGGCGGATCTGAACGGCTACATCGTCGTCTCCCAAGACGTGCGCGGGCGGGGAGGATCCGAGGGGACGTTCCTGCCCTTCTTCACCGATGCCGTGGATGGTCCGGCGACGATGCGCTGGATCGAGCAACAAGACTGGTGCGACGGCAACATCGGCTCCTTCGGCGCCTCCGCCGAGGGCATCGTGCAGCTCCTGGCGCTCCCAGATGCGCCGGACTCGCTGCGCTGTGCCCACGTACAGAACGCCTCCGACAACCTGTACGACTCGCTCATGCCAGGCGGCGCCTGGCGCGCCGAGCTGACGACGTCTTGGCTCAACGGCTTTCCGACGCCGACGACGCTCGCCGCCTGGCGCGCCCACGAAGCAAAGAGCACCTACTGGGACCCGGTGATCGTCGATGCGGCCGAGCGCAGCCGGATTCGCGCTCGCGTGTACATGACCTCGGGTTTCTTCGACATCTTCGCGCTGCAGCAAACAGCGGCATTCTCGCACTACGTGACGGACTCGGCGCCGGGCTCCGGTCACACGTTGGTGCTCGGCCCCTGGACGCACGGCGACGCGCAGACTCCCATCGGTGAGCTCGCCTACGCGAACGTGGCCGCACCCACGGACGACAACCTCGCATTCTTCAACCATTGCCTCAAAGGGCAGGGAACTCCCAACTGGCCGTCGCTGCGCTACTTCGTCACGCAGATTGGCGACGACGGTGCGGCTGCGACCGGAGAGTGGCGACAGGGCACGCTCTGGCCGCCTCCGGAGAGCATCCTGACGCCTTGGTATCTCACCGCCGCGCAAGACGTCACGACGTTGACCGTCGATCCTTCAAACCCGGTTCCGACCGTGGGCGGGGCGAACCTCTCCGTGGCGGACGGTCCTCGCGATCAGTCAGCGCTTGATGCGCGCGGCGACGTGCTGACGATCACCACCGCGCCGGGGACTTCTGACTACGAGCTCATCGGCAACCCCAAGGCCCGGATCTACGCGGCGAGCGCCACGACGGATGTCGACGTCGTCGTGCGCCTGACGCAGGTCGCGCCGAATGGCAAGTCGCTCCTGCTCACCGACGGCGTGCGCCGCGGGCGCTTCGTCGCCGCTCCGTCCGTGCTCACGCCGCTCACGCCGGGAGTACCCGTCCCGTTCGAACTCGACCTGGGTCCGGTGGCCGTGCGGGTGAAGGCGGGCCACAGCCTCCGCGTGGCGATCAGCGGGACGAACTCGCCGCACTACGAAGTGAATCCAAACGTCGCCGAGCCGTTGTCCTCGTCGCCGCCCCCCATGATGACGACGCTCTCCATCTACACGGACCCGGCGCACCCAAGCACGGTCACCTTGCCCGTGGCGAGCGGAACACCACCGCTACCGCCACCACCACCACCGCCGCTGCCCGGTGAGGGCGTCGACGCGGGCGCTCCCACAGGACGCAACTGCGGAGCCGGCCCTGGCCAGGCTGTCAGCATGTGGGTGGCCGGGGGCGTCCTCTTTGCGCTGCGCCGTCGCCGCCGCCACGGGTAGCGGGCCTAATTCCCGTGGGAGGCCCTCTGCGCCGAGGTGGCCAAGCTCAAGGTCCAGCGCCACGAACGCGGGTATCCAGCCGGACACGTCGGACACCTCGATGCGGGCCTCGTGGCGAGCGCGGGGGCTCGTGACGAGTGTTCAGGCCGGACACATCGACGGGCGCCTCGCGGTGAGCGCTGGGGCTCGCGGTGAGCATCCAGGCAAGCTGGACGCGGGCCACATCGGCGCGCTCTGCCTTGAGTGAGGTGACGTAGGGATGATCATCCAATCCGCCGATTCCAGTGTTTTTCTTCTGGGAAGATCTGACGAATCGTCTGACACCCTTCCTCGGGGGAGCGGGGGAGCCACCGGCACCTGCTCACACTGAAGCAACTGCGGCCCGTCTCCCAGGCGTAACCACGGAGTGGTCCTGTTCTGGGAGCAGGGATATACCTCAGAAGGAGCGCACGCCCAGCTGGCCCGTTTCACCCGGAGCACTTCCATGTCAATCTCCCGCACTGTGAGGCCATGCCCTTGAGTCTTCGACGTCGCCGTCTCGTGGCGCTGGGCCTGCTGAGTGCGGGTGCGCTCGTCACGCTCGGCGCCGTCCTGCTCCCTTACCGTCCCGTTATCGTGAGTGGGGCCCAGCCGCCTCCCGGTCCCTATCCGATGCCCGCGGCGGTGGCCGGTCTTCGGCTCCACGTCTTCAACACGGGAATGAACCGCATGTCGGCGCTCCTGGTCGGTGAGCACCGCCCATGGCGGCCGGCTCCTGCCTTCGTGATCGAACATCCGCGAGAAGGGCTCATTGTGTTCGACTGCGGGCTCTCCACGTCCG from Melittangium boletus DSM 14713 includes the following:
- a CDS encoding response regulator; translated protein: MSTHPNPRRLLVIDDSEAIHTDFRRILTDEPLKSRGELDLMADALFGPEAAGSSVDKTVVEVDSAYQGEEGVARVREALAAGRPYALVFLDYRMPPGWNGAETLRHLRRVAPTLPVVLCSAYSDYSWAELQAEFGESRLLRQLRKPFNRQQVRELALGD
- a CDS encoding VOC family protein, giving the protein MNKQIIFNLPVKDLDKSKAFFSALGFSFNPQVSNENAAFMVIADDSIHAMLTTEAFFKTLIDKPVVQAKEANEVVICLSCESREEVDSLIAKAVAAGGRTPHPPEDHGFMYDQGFEDLDGHLWNLVWTAPQA
- a CDS encoding IS701 family transposase, which produces MSSSAIVSDNNEAVLVQKWEQEWRRVREWVEPHFARPETRASAEALLQGLLARVERKNSWGLSEEVGRATPYAFQHLLNGAHWDEDALRDDVLTYARERLGEGGVLSMDETGFLKKGDKSAGVARQYSGTAGRIENCQIGVFLAYVTEKGHCLVDRELYLPEHWLEDPDRCRQAGIPRRVRFQTKPELARAMLQRAFDAGLRPEWVVGDEVYGRDGELRRFLESQSQRYVLAVASNTYAWRGVEQVTAGEVLKEVKRREWTRLSAGAGAKGPRRYDWARVRVNSHEGTQARWFLFRRSVSEESEVSFYLVHAPATTSLAAMVEAAGKRWPVEECFESAKGEVGLDDYEVRKWRGWYRHMTLCLVAHAFLAAARVMANASEKEHPVPKRLGPPHRSSRMGAFRRRRGLSLSASVFRK
- a CDS encoding SDR family oxidoreductase, with amino-acid sequence MTQDLVGKVILITGATDGIGKAAAIEFAKRGATLTIVGRNREKTAQVLAELKAASGNQDIDLLLCDLSRVASVRRAAEEFKAKHDRLDVLVNNAGATFKKPTMGPDGYELTFALNHLAYFQLTTSLLDLLRKTPGARVISTSSGMQARGKLDLAKTPTSLEGSGPSAYATSKLANVLFTKELQRKLEGTTAIANCFEPGTVRTQFGGFGSDQGLLLNLVYTLAKPFSSTPEQGADSLIWLATSPEAASFRGEYVSKRKPVNPNKQALDTKLAAELWALSEKLCAGAVGIAA
- a CDS encoding TVP38/TMEM64 family protein — encoded protein: MKLGVVGLVLIMLAAAWYFGVFARLGEPRALAQVLVEMGAWGYLAFIITYTVLQPFGVPGSIFIVAAPLIWPWQTAFALSMVGTMSASVVGFSFARFVARDWISARIPTRLRKYDEALERSAFQTVVVLRLILWMPQVLHSFFGVSKVGFWTHFWGSLVGYVPPLLLVSYLGAEMFDASGKMQPAAWPIMTGLLVASLVIAAFARAYERRRLSSSPRELRVVQRG
- a CDS encoding NAD(P)H-binding protein: MKIVFLGASGMVGAGALREALAAPDVEAVLSVVRAPTGVTHPKLRELVMLDIFDVASVEDQLVGYDACIWAIGISSSGLDENAYARVTEELTLTWARTLLRLNPKMSFCYCSAGGAGGPGMWARVRRRVEDTLKSMPFTHSGAVRPGFIRPGPGIRSKTRAYQLGVVLLKPLFLLTPLLVRFMPFLFTTSEILGRAMLRVVQGHADRFILESADINRVGA
- a CDS encoding SDR family NAD(P)-dependent oxidoreductase, producing MTTKWNPTQIPSQKGRRTIITGGNSGIGWEAAVVLARAGAEVVIAARNDGKAKESVERLRALVPNADASTARLDLSDPASIRAFADAQLALAKPIDVLVHNAGVMALPKREVSIDGHELQFATNVLGPYRLTTLLLPALLRSTAPRVVTVASGTHKASPVPLTDLDSVKDYRPIRAYAKTKLANILFAKELQRRAGQRLLSLCCHPGAANTNLAGVTSLLMKLAIFAIYPLIQSAARGAEPTLMAATLEAPMPGGYFGPTGFMELRGDPAEVKPAPFAEDPAAGRALFAELERISGMTIDFEGATR
- a CDS encoding TetR/AcrR family transcriptional regulator — encoded protein: MPATMTDDEAAARRAKVLAAARWCFLNFGFAKTAFEDIARRAGLSRTLLYRLFKDKEDVYRAVFVDWLVSRHPAAMEAANGPGSPYDRLLSVCRLMALEPWAEMVGAPMGSEFLAVCERIDPESEALHRKVALDCVATILGDQSSAEVFLLALDGLLADEPSIEVLEQRTTVLAARFAPQTRKKAVR
- a CDS encoding DUF5953 family protein, which translates into the protein MQLTDASLDYDNPAHLDALKRADERFPEIGGRAAP
- a CDS encoding CocE/NonD family hydrolase produces the protein MRTIVLGLLFVMCAQTARAATKTEVMVPMPDGTRLMTDVWRPNPAQFPGPRPVILRRTPYGRGFPFPQSLLVWNLADLNGYIVVSQDVRGRGGSEGTFLPFFTDAVDGPATMRWIEQQDWCDGNIGSFGASAEGIVQLLALPDAPDSLRCAHVQNASDNLYDSLMPGGAWRAELTTSWLNGFPTPTTLAAWRAHEAKSTYWDPVIVDAAERSRIRARVYMTSGFFDIFALQQTAAFSHYVTDSAPGSGHTLVLGPWTHGDAQTPIGELAYANVAAPTDDNLAFFNHCLKGQGTPNWPSLRYFVTQIGDDGAAATGEWRQGTLWPPPESILTPWYLTAAQDVTTLTVDPSNPVPTVGGANLSVADGPRDQSALDARGDVLTITTAPGTSDYELIGNPKARIYAASATTDVDVVVRLTQVAPNGKSLLLTDGVRRGRFVAAPSVLTPLTPGVPVPFELDLGPVAVRVKAGHSLRVAISGTNSPHYEVNPNVAEPLSSSPPPMMTTLSIYTDPAHPSTVTLPVASGTPPLPPPPPPPLPGEGVDAGAPTGRNCGAGPGQAVSMWVAGGVLFALRRRRRHG